In the genome of Candidatus Rokuibacteriota bacterium, one region contains:
- a CDS encoding GntR family transcriptional regulator, with protein sequence MEALPVSPLTRDTLEERVHAQIRDALMEGRFAAGQPITLRALAQALGVSPTPIRHALSRLVAEGALIAGPNRTLTVPTLTAAAFEEITAMRLLLEGLAAERAARRIDEVGISELERLCDVMDQAYEAKDLLGALRANRDFHAAVHRAGGSAVLVAHLDSLWLRAGAVVPIVIEKSLHEHFVPKDPKHPHRLVVAALRQRDGKAAKRALVCDISWAADVIMKHLV encoded by the coding sequence ATGGAGGCGTTGCCCGTCAGCCCGTTGACCCGAGACACGCTCGAGGAGCGTGTCCACGCCCAGATCCGTGACGCGCTGATGGAGGGCCGGTTCGCCGCGGGTCAGCCCATCACGCTGCGGGCGCTGGCCCAGGCACTCGGCGTGAGCCCCACCCCGATCCGGCACGCCCTGAGCCGCCTGGTGGCCGAGGGGGCGCTGATCGCGGGACCCAACCGCACGCTCACCGTGCCGACCCTCACCGCCGCCGCGTTCGAGGAAATCACCGCGATGCGGTTGCTGCTCGAGGGTCTGGCCGCCGAGCGCGCAGCCCGGCGCATCGACGAGGTGGGGATCAGCGAACTGGAGCGGCTGTGCGACGTGATGGACCAGGCGTACGAGGCCAAGGACCTGCTCGGCGCGCTGAGGGCCAACCGTGACTTCCACGCCGCCGTGCACCGGGCCGGGGGCTCCGCGGTGCTCGTCGCCCACCTCGACAGCCTCTGGCTGCGGGCGGGCGCCGTTGTGCCGATCGTCATCGAGAAGAGTCTGCACGAGCACTTCGTCCCGAAGGACCCGAAGCATCCCCACCGCCTCGTCGTGGCCGCCCTGCGGCAGCGCGACGGCAAGGCGGCCAAACGCGCCCTCGTGTGCGACATCTCGTGGGCGGCCGACGTGATCATGAAGCATCTCGTATGA
- a CDS encoding VOC family protein, whose product MSRLFGPLRQMGVVVRDIEAAMQHWVKVCGVGPWFYTDKLPVTAFTYRGTRHDDVHLSIALANSGDMQIELIQQRCDTPTMYRDFLRAGHEGLQHWSSWPDKYDEIYDRALATGYEIGQEGDSPRGRFVYFWNEGHPGTVIEMADLTPARKRIFDGVRAAAQNWDGKDPVRRSWPT is encoded by the coding sequence ATGAGCCGCTTGTTCGGGCCGCTGCGCCAGATGGGTGTCGTGGTGCGTGATATCGAGGCGGCGATGCAGCATTGGGTGAAAGTGTGCGGGGTGGGTCCGTGGTTCTACACCGACAAGCTGCCGGTTACCGCCTTCACCTATCGCGGCACGCGCCATGACGATGTGCATCTGTCCATCGCGTTGGCCAATTCCGGCGATATGCAGATCGAGTTGATCCAGCAGCGCTGCGACACGCCTACCATGTATCGGGATTTTCTCCGCGCTGGTCATGAGGGGTTGCAGCATTGGTCGAGCTGGCCGGACAAGTACGATGAAATCTATGACCGCGCGCTGGCGACCGGCTACGAAATCGGCCAGGAAGGCGACAGCCCGCGCGGCCGCTTCGTCTATTTCTGGAACGAGGGCCATCCCGGCACGGTGATCGAAATGGCAGACCTGACGCCGGCCCGCAAGCGCATTTTTGACGGTGTGCGCGCGGCCGCCCAGAACTGGGACGGCAAGGATCCGGTGCGTCGCAGCTGGCCGACCTGA